The nucleotide sequence CAATGCGCCAGGTGGTATGGCGAGCCATCGGTTCATCTCGAAGCACCCGACCGACATCGACACGGCTTAGAATCGACCACATTTCTTCTTTCACCGGTGAACCTCCTCGCCGGTTGGCCAAGGCGGGACCTTTGCCAACCATCGCATCCCTATACTATGGATCGGTGCCCCCCGGTGTGACAAACGCCCACCGTGGAAGGCCTGGCGGCATCTGGACACGAAAAACCCCCGGGACCGTTCCCCGGGGCCTCTCGGGCTGTCACTGCCGCCCCTTGGCAGACGCCAATGATACCACTAACAGTGAAAGGGTTCGAGCCGCATCCACCAGTCCCAATTCCCGGGATCGGCGGCTCATCTCCTTCGCCTCATCGCGCCCAAGAATATGTATGATTCGTCGAAAGAGTTCATCGGGCGTCAACTGGTCTTCCGGAAGCACCACCGCCGCTGCCCTCTCGGCCAGCCACCGGGCATTTCGCTCCTGATGGCGACCGGCGACATAGGGGGATGGAATGAGAATAGCCGGTGTGCCCGCCGCCGTCAACTCCGCCACCGTCGACGCCCCGGCCCGGCACACGACACAGTCCACCGCGTGCAACAGGGCCGGCATGTCGTGGCAAAAAGGTACGACTGTGACACCGTCGACCCTTTCCTTCCCGAACCGGCGTTCCACGTCTCTTTCGATCTCCTCAAAATGGGCGCGCCCCGTGACCCATACCAATTGAAACGGCGCCCCTTTGAGCTTCGGCAAGAGCCCCTGGGCCGCCCGGTTAATGGGCGGTGCCCCCCGGCTCCCAGAGACGATCACCACCGCCGGGCGATCGGTCTTCAACCCGTACTCCCGGCGAATCGCTTCCACCCGGTCCTCTTGCACCTCCACCAATTCGCTCGCCCGGGGGTTGCCGGTGATCACCACCCGCTTGGCTTTTGGAAACGCGGAGGTGTCGGGAAAAGACACCGCCACGGCATCCACCACCCGGGACAAAAGGCGGTTGGTTAAACCCGGTACCACATTCTGCTCGTGAATCAGCGTGGGAATGCCCATGCGGTGGGCCATGAAGACCACCGGGCCGCTCACGTACCCCCCGGTGCCCACCACCACATTCGGACGAAACCTTCGCAACACGCCCTTGGCTTGGCCCAGACTGCGCCAAGCCCGCCACAGGGCCCTCACCTGTTCCAGGCCCGGCCGCCTGGGTAATCCCCGGACGTCAATGGCGGTAAACGGAATTCCTTCCCGAGGCACCAACTCCTTCTCCATGCCCCCGGGCGTGCCGACGTACAGCAATTCCAGGTCCTCCACCCTCCGCCTCAAGTCCCTCGCCAAGGCCAGGGCCGGATAAATGTGTCCCCCGGTGCCGCCCCCGGTTAAAAGCACCCTCATCGCCCCATCCCTCTCTTTTGACCCACC is from Kyrpidia tusciae DSM 2912 and encodes:
- the murG gene encoding undecaprenyldiphospho-muramoylpentapeptide beta-N-acetylglucosaminyltransferase; this encodes MRVLLTGGGTGGHIYPALALARDLRRRVEDLELLYVGTPGGMEKELVPREGIPFTAIDVRGLPRRPGLEQVRALWRAWRSLGQAKGVLRRFRPNVVVGTGGYVSGPVVFMAHRMGIPTLIHEQNVVPGLTNRLLSRVVDAVAVSFPDTSAFPKAKRVVITGNPRASELVEVQEDRVEAIRREYGLKTDRPAVVIVSGSRGAPPINRAAQGLLPKLKGAPFQLVWVTGRAHFEEIERDVERRFGKERVDGVTVVPFCHDMPALLHAVDCVVCRAGASTVAELTAAGTPAILIPSPYVAGRHQERNARWLAERAAAVVLPEDQLTPDELFRRIIHILGRDEAKEMSRRSRELGLVDAARTLSLLVVSLASAKGRQ